The genome window GCATTAGAATGGTGCGACGTTGCCAATATGCTGAGAATTCAGATGGAACGTCAATTGGTGAAAAACTTCCCTTCTATCCGCGAGTATTCGCAACACTTTGGTCTAAATAAAGAATTGTTGGATTCTCTAGACAAAGAAATCGTAGTAATGCATCCGGGTCCAATCAATAGAGGTGTAGAAATCACTTCAGATGTTGCTGATTGTGAAAACGCGATTATACTTGATCAAGTTGAAAATGGAGTAGCAACAAGAATGGCTGCACTATATCTATTAGCTGGAAAAAAATAGTAGCTAATAAAAAAATAATCTTAAGCGTAATCTAATTGAATTAGGTTACGCTTTTTTATTTCTTCAAAAAACATCACTTTAATTCTTAGATATTCATCAATTACAGAATTTATTTCTACTTTTACGCTTACTAAACAATTCTTCATTAGTGCGATTATAAAATTAACATTGCTATTACCTCTCATCTCTTCATGAGAAACTGAAAGATTACAATGTTTACCCGAACCAAAAATTACAAAATTGATTATCATGTCTAATAGTACTAAAACCGTTATTACCTGCGGTCTATTAACGGACGATGAACATTTTAGGTGTCAAATTGAGCAACTTTTTAATGAAACTGATATTCTTTCGCTTTTGGAAGTACATCAGTCACCATTAGAAGCAGATATGTCTAAAACAATTAAGACATTAGATGTATTATTTATTGATGTAGACCTCCCCTATATCTCTGGTTTTGATTGGTTTGAAAGCCTTCGAACAGAACAGTTATGCGTTTTCATTTCGGATGATGCAAGTCATGCTGTCAAAGCATTTGATTATAACTCTATCGATTTTTTTCTGAAACCTCTCACCATGAAAAAATTCTATAAGAGTGTTTTAAAAATTAGGGAACGATACAGAGCGACTTATTTTTCAAAATCACAAAGAAAGCAACGTACTTCTTTATTTATTCGAAGTGATAACCGTATCTATAAGATCAACTATGATGATATTCTATATATAGAATCCCAAAACAACTATATACAGATTGTGACACAAGACAATAAATATTCTACGTTGATGAAATTGAAAGATGTTCAGCAAGTTTTGCCAAAATCTGATTTCATCAAAATTCAGAAGTCTTTTATCATAAATATGAATTATGTTACTGCAATAGAAGGTAATTCTGTGATTATCAATAATGTACTTATCAACATTAGTAGATCATTAAAAAAAGATGTTATTGATTCTTTTACGCAGGGCCATTTAATGTAAATCGGTAACTATTGAAACTTTGAAAAACAGATTATTGCGCATTTCACCATCATGTAGATGCATCTCACCAAAATTAATTCAATAAAAAAGAGTGTTCAAAGATATTTGAGTCATCGAAAGCAAAGTATTACTCAAATTAAAATGTCAATATTATGAACACGCTATCAAGATTTATTATCGTATCTATTTTCTCTTTATTTGCTGTATCATGTGCATCCGAAGGCAATATCATTCCAGAATTAAATCCTGCAAACAATGCAAGCGATGCACCTGCTGCTTTGTTAGATGTGGAAGCTTTTTTACAAATCAATATGCAACCGGTTGAAGGTGGCTGTGAAGAGCCATTGTCGGTCAATCTTTTAAACTCAAACGGTTTAGATTTTATGACAACTGTAAGTCCAATTGATGGTGTTTATCACTTGTCTTACGATGAAGAATTATCGTATGGTCCTTACTCTGTAAAATTCTATCACCCTCAAACAGGGGAAGTAGTAGGTTCTACATCATTTTATATCACTAGTGAAGACCTTGACCAAGAGAATTATATTAAAGATTTCACTTATGACGCTTGCCCCCAATAGGCAGGAATAAGGAATGAAATTTGTATTCAAAAGAAAGAAGATTTAAACACATGAACTTATCACGCACCTACTTCATATCTATTCTCGGATATTTCATGGCCTTCTTTCTTTTGTATATTTTCGAAGACTATTTTTCTCTTCAATTTCAATGGTTAGGCCTAAAGCATTTTGTATTACTTGATTTTGCGTCTGCTTTGTTAAAGTGTGGACTCACAATCCTTGGTATGAAACTGTGCTTCTATTTTATTGAAATAAAGAAAATTACTTTAGGAATCGTCTCTATTCTCCTCTGCTTTATCATTATACTCTATCTCAATACGGAGCTTATGTGGTTCTTTAAATGGAACTATTATATTTCTTCCAATTTTAGATCAACGATCTCAGTAGAAGACTTTTCCGAAGTGTTTTTCCCTTTTGGTATTGGAGCAGGTATAGAAATAGTATTCGAGTATTTAAAACAACTAAAGATTAGGCAGGCCCTAATCCTTGAAAAGACAAAAGCTGAACTAAATTTCTTGAAAGGACAACTAAGCCCCCATTTTTTATTTAATACTATAAATACTATTTTTTGGTTGATTGTAAAAGATCCAAAAAATGCTCAGGATTTATTGCTAACATTAAGTGATATGTTAAGATATCAGCTCTATGAATGTGAACAGGACTTTGTTCCATTAAAGAAGGAAGTTGATTATCTTAATCATTTAATAAAGATTCAAAATTTCAGAAAGAGAGAAAATGTTAAGGTAGATGTTATCATCAATTTTGAAAACGATAACTATCAAATTCCACCTCTCTTATTTCTGCCTCTCGTTGAAAATGCTTTGAAATATGTTTCTCAAAGGGAAGATGAAGAGAATTTTATTTATGTCAATTTGCAACAAAATGGAAATTCTTGTGTCTTTAAAATAAGAAACTCCACAGATGATAGTGTAATACAGCTATCTGATGACAAAAAATATAGCGGAATTGGTCTCTCTAATATTAAAAAGCGTCTGAACTTATTGTACGGAGACAATTTTGAATTCTCTACTTATCAACTCAACAATATCTATCATGCCAGTGTCAAAATCTAACTTAAAATGCTTAATCATTGATGATGAAGAACTAGCTCGAGAAGGTCTAGCAAGTTATGTCGAACAAGTTCCTTTTTTAGATTTAAAAGGGACCGTGAGTTCAGCTATGAAAGCACAAGAAATCATTGATGAACAACAGATAGATTTATGTTTCTGTGATATTAACATGCCCTACTTATCGGGTATTGATTGGGTAAAGTCTTTGAATAACCCTCCAATGGTAGTATTTACTACAGCATATTCTGAATATGCAATTCAAAGCTATGAGGTAAATACTTTAGATTATTTACTTAAGCCCATATCGTTTGATCGATTCTACAAAAGTTGTATTAAAGCAAGAGACTCATTTTCCGCAAATGAAAAAGAGGATCATTTTCTTTTTATCAAAGTAGAACAACAAATCAAGAAAATTTGGTGTAAAGAGATTCAATATATAGAGTCCAAAAACAACTATATCAATATTGTCACTTCTGATAGTGAACACCTCACTCATCTTACTTTAAAAGAGATCCAAGATAAATTGCCTTCTACCTTTATAAAGGTTCAGAAATCGTTTATTGTAAATATGGATGCAGTAGAAGCCATTGAAGGAAATTGTGTTATTGTAAAAAATCAAATGATAAGTATGAGTCGTTCTCAGAAACAGGAAATTACTGATCAACTAACACAAGGGAATTTAATTATTAAAGGATTGAAGTAATGAGGTATTTCCTTTTTTCCATAGTGTCTCTTTTTCTTTTTTCATGTAACTATGGGAATGAAGAAACAATGTCTAATCGAGGCGGAGAAATTTTAGGGTATGAATTAAAAGATGATTCAGTCTATTTTATCCTAAAAGAATCTGAGATCATGAACTTTATTGATCTTAAAAATACCGATTTCTTTGAGACAGCTCATGCTCCAAACTTTCATGAAGACTCGTCTTATTTCCATAAGGCAAAGGATATCAAAATAAAGAAAGTAAATGTATTAGGTGCTTTCAATGATTATTCTTTAACAGATGAACTAATATTTAATGGAGATTATTGGGTTATTCCTAAAGCTAAAAACCATATTCAACCTGTAGGTGGAGACTTTTTATTTATTATCAATGAAAGGTATGCAGTCACTCTTCCTTTTTTCTTTGGTAAAAATATTCATACACCTAGATTTACAAACCCTCATAACTGGGATTTTTCCTTGTTGAGAATGTACCTTGTTTGGCAACTATATATTCTAGATTCAGAATATGAAATGGCATATCAACTTAAAGATGATTCAATTCAGTTTATTTTTGATCCAAATATCTATGCTTTAGTCAATGACGGTTATGGTATACAAGAAAATTACCATCCAGATATGATTGATTATGTAGAAGTTGCAGGGAGCTTTAATGCTTGGTCTCAATATTTTAAAATGAATAAAGTCGGAGATAAATACTATAAGTCTTTGGCTTTGAAAGATGTAAATACTTGGGGAGAATTTAAGTTTATTATAAATGGTAGAGTTTGGGTAAACCCTCCTTTCTATGCAAGTAATAAATTAGGACATTTTACGGGTACAAGAGAATATAATTTCACTTATAAAATCCCTAACATTGATAATATTCAAGGGTATACAATTCAAGGTAATGAAATTGTATTTTCTTGGCATTTAAACGATTCTGACCTACTGACTTTTTGGGAGCGAACTTATTCCAATCGATTTGAAATTAAGAATATGTACTTGTATGCTTCTTTTTTAGAAACGCCTGGTCAAAAAGTATTGATGGAAGATTTGGGAGATCGCCATTATGAAATCCGTTTTCCGCTTTCAGAAATACCTAAGAATAAGCAAATTCAATTTAATTATCATGCAAACGGGATGTTATTGCTTACTCCTCCCTATTATGCTTCTAATGTTGTACAAACGGATATATGGGATGATAATCAATGGGTGAACTTCGAATTTAGTTTATAAAAAATATGCAGTAAGCAAGCGCCTACTGCATATCTAGCATTGAATCTACATTTTAGAATATTTAATTATTTGTATCACAACTGTCCGTTATTTCAGGAGAACTTTTGAACTCTTGTTCCATCCTTCCCCAATTATTTTGATGATATAAAGCCCTTTTGATAAAGACTGAATATTCACCTCAGTATTATTTATCGAAGCATTGCCTAAATTGACTTCTTGGATCAATTTACCTTGGGCATCTAAAATATTTATACCTAATACATTTTGCTCCGAAGCAATATGAATTCGTTCTGTTGCCGGATTCGGGTAAACCTTTATCGCAGCCTCCAATTCACTCTCTAATGAGTTAATGGTATATCCTGAGATATTAATTTCTTTTGTTCCTTTCACTGTCGAGCCATCTTCAGTTGAAGTCGCAGTAACAATCACTTGACCATCGGTAATTGCAGTTACCAAGCCATTAGCATCAATAGTAGCTATATCTGTATTATCTACTGACCAAGTCACCGTTTGAACATCAGCGTTAATAGGGAATATTGAAGCTATCATTTGAGAAGTACCTCCTTTTTCAGTAATGTCATCTCCGCTTACCGTAATACTTACTACTGGAAAATAACATTCACTACAAGCATTAAAACATACGGTTGGTAATACGATGTCTGATGTTTCTACGGTAATACTTCTATTTTTTGTGTCCTCAACTTCACAGCCCGTATCTGTCATATCCTCAGTGTTCTCCCAATTTTGCCCTATAGTAAATTGGTATTCATAAGTCATACCTTGAAGTAGCTCTAACGTCACTTCCCAGATTCCATCACCATCTTCATCACTCATAGCATCAAAAGAATTTGGATCCCAATCATTGCTAGGCCAAGACCCTGCAATAAATACACCTTCGTCTGAAGGTTTTTCTTTTGAAAGGTTGACACTAAAAGTAACTTGAACCGTATTCACTGATGGTTCATTCTCACTTTCATCACAAGAGTTAAAAATTACTGTTGTTAAAGTAAGTTCTTCTTCCATTACAGCCACTGTCCTCTTTTTTGATTCACTCAAACATTCACCTTCAAAATCCTCTCCTTCTTCATTTGCCATAAAAGAATATTCATAGATAGCGTTTGCTCTAAGGTATACCGCTTTTGAAAAAATATTATTGCCAAGATCATTCATAATAATTGCATCATTAGACCATTCACCTTGAAGAGAAACTGCCTCTTTTGCTTCTAGATCGCTAACATCTACCATAAAAGAAACCTTTATCCATTCGGGTACTTCTGAAGTACATGAATTATACCTGACAGCGTCTAAAATAACGGCATCTTCTGTCTCATCTAAAGTGATATACCTATTATTGGTTCCTTCTTTTTCACAACCTGATTTCAGCATATCCTCAATATCTGACCAATCATCACCTAAAGTGAACTTATACTCATGGGTAGTATTTCCTTCTAAAGTGACAGTGACTTCCCAGATTCCATCCTCATCTTCGTCACTCATCATGGTGAAATTTTCAGGTTCCCATGAGTTCCAACTAGCAGCGATGTACATCCCTTTGGAAAGGTCTTCAAATTCTGATGCATCTACCTTGAATGTCACCTCTTTTTGCACTTTTTCCTTAGGTGTCGATGTACAAGAGTTAAAAGCTACAATTGGAATTGTCATCGTTGGTGTTTCTGAACCATCATTTACAATTTCAACATATCTATTTTTTACACCTTCACCTGCACATTCTTCACCTGAAAGGTCTTCGTCATTCCAATTACTTCCATTATTAAATCTATAGAATTGATCACCCGGAAGTAAATTTACGGTTGCCGTATAGATGCCATCTTCATTCTCATCAGACATTTCTATCCAATCTTTAGGTTCCCATTTTCCATTTAATTCAACAATAAAAACTTTTTCATCTACAAGTTCTTCGGAAGACATATCAACTTGGAAAGTAGTGCTTATATATACCAACTCTTCATTACATTTTCCAAATGCCACAGTAGGTACTACTAAATGATCTTCTAAAACCTCTACCGTTCTGTTTTTTCCTTCTGGGCAAATATCTCTAGCATCTTCCCAATTGCCATTGATAAAATTGTAACTGTGGGTAGAGTTTTTATCCAAGGCAACTTGAGTCTCCCAGACATTGTCCTCATCTAAGTCATAAAGTTTTATTTCATTGTGATTCCATGAGTTGTTCAACCCAGTCATGTAAACACCATCATCTCCTACTTCTTCTTCAGACATATCGACAGAAAAAGTAACCATTACTTGATCATCACATGCGCCAAATGTGGCAGTAGGTACTGAAATATCATCATTATAAATCTTGAGCTTTCTATTTTTTCCTTCTGAACAGTTTTCTCTAGCATCTTCCCAATTGCCATTGATAAAATTATAACTATGTTCAGAACCAATTTCTAAATATTGCTCTCTAGTATATATTTGGTCATTATCATCATCTACTAATTCTAGGTCATTATGATTCCATGATCCATATAAACCTGTCATAAAAACACCATCATCCCCAACAGTCTCATTGCTCATGTCCACACTAAACGTTACTTTAACGTATTTCGGTGTTGAACAAATATTGAATGTTTCTGTTGGTAAAATGACGGCATCAGTTGAATTAATAGATAGTTTTCGATTGTTGTTATCAGAGCAGCCGTTCCCTGTCATATCCTCTTCTAATTCCCAGTTTCCGATCACAAATTTATAATCGTGATTTCCTTCGGCTACATCTATTGTAATTTCATAAATATTAGTATTGCTTTCATTAGCTGTCATCTGTTGAAGTCCCCATCCTGAGAAGCCTCCTGCGATATAGACGTCTTTACCGTCCAAGCTTTCATTAGATACATCTACACTAAAAGTCACATCTGTAGAGAAAGCAGTAAAATTGATACATAATAAAAAAAGTAATAATTGATATTTCATTCCTTTAGTATTAAGAGTTAAAACAAGAGAAGTTAGAGGGAAGGTATTGGTTTCGAGTAGTTAGAGATATCCAATACCCTCCTTTTTTATTTTAGCAATAGTTTTATAAATTTTTCATTTTAGTCTGTGGACAAAAAGTTGTCGATCTTCTTTGCCTCTAAATGGTGTCCATCAGTCTAAGAGAAAATGATTTTATGCCTTTTTATTTCCATCATATACCATCGTACCAACACTTTGTGCAGGGATAGAAATAATATATGTTTCTTCAGAACCAGTAATTCTTAAATTGAATTTTTTCTGTGCATCAGAATTATTCATTAGTAAGACTACATATTTATTGTTCGGAGTAACAAAGGCAACATTCGGAAGATCTCCCATGTTATTCGATTTTATTCTAAAAGAACCTGACGGAATAAATTTTGAAGCATGACCAACAGTGTAATAAGCGACGTTTCTATCCACAGTATTACCATCAATTGTTAAAGCACCAAGGCACTCTGTACAACCTCCATCTGTATGCGGTTCTAAACTTGAGTTGGCTGCTAGGTTCCATTCCAATACCGTTTTACTCCAGTTTCTTGGAGCACCAATAAACATGTTTTCAAAATGCCACATTAAAGCACCTCCGAAGTCTTCATTTCCTCCAACCCATTGTTCTGTAAAGTAAATTCCTTTAGAAGGGTCCGCTGTCTTCACTGATGAAAGTGCTGAGATATCACCTCCATATAAATGGAAAGCGGAACCACTGATATATTGATTTGCTTCTGAGTTGATGATATTGATTGGGTAATCAGGTCTGTCTGCATTATGATCATATGTTATGATTTTAGTTTCTAAACCTGCTTCTTGGAATTTTGGTCCTAAATGACTTGCAATAAAATTGGCCATTTCATCTGATTCCATAAGTAAACTTGGAACATTACCCGGATGTAATGGTTCGTTTTGGATTGTAATAGCATCAATTGTAATACCTTCATTCTTATATGCCTCTAGGTATTTTACAAAATAGTCAGCATATACAGCATAATGTGATGCTAATAGTGACCCTCCTTTATATTCATTATTAGATTTCATCCATGTCGGAGGTGACCAAGGTGTCGCTAGAATCTTAATTGAAGGATTGATTGCTACAATTTCTTTAAGTACTGGAATAAGGTTTTCTTGATCTTTAGCTATAGTGAAATTGGATAGAGTTTCATCTTCCACTTCAGAGTAAGAAAAAGGAGCAACATCTAAATCAGATGCTCCAATACTTACTCTTAGATAATTCACACCAATTTGCCCATCTTCTCTTCCGAATAATTCCTCAAGTAAAGCCGATTTATTGGCTGCAGACATATTGTTGATATGTAAGGCACTTCCTCCTGTTAAGGTATACCCAAAACCATCCATTTCTTGGTAAACTTGATTCTGATCGATTCTTAATGTTTGAAACGAATCATCATACCCAGAAGCAACCATATCCTCTTGTAGACGGAGACCTTGATTTTTTTGACCTCTGACGTCTTCAGTAGAAGTAACATAAAGTTCGATATGATCTACTTCTACTACCGGAGGTGGAGGGACAGGTGTACCATTATTCTTTTCATCAGTACACCCATTATTCATCCAAGATGAACACAGCAAAAACACAACACCAAATAATGTATTCATTTTATTTTCTTTCATAATATCTTTGTTAAGGAGGGAAATGCTCCCCTCCAATAATTTTTTTATTGCGTTACAGAATAATTAGCTGTTCGATAATCATTTGAAATCTCGAGACTAATATTGTAAGTACCGTCAGTTGATATAAACTTGAAGTTGTTGATGTTTACAGACTCGTCCGCAAAAGCTTTGTTCGTGGCCGTACCTGTTGTAGCCGTTGCATCATCGGTAGATCCGGCAGCATCAGAAGCTCCAAATTCAACATCCCAAGGAGAATTAAATTTCGAATCGTTTCCTCCAGTTAATTCTACATTACTTAAGGTAAAAGTATACGGATGCTCATAGGTCATTTGTACCTCAATTCGATCATCCCATTCTAACCAGTGGAATAACTTAATATTATAGTATTGCCATGATAGAGATGGAGTACCAAAATCTAGTGTTAACTGATAAGCTTGGTCTCTTGCTACAGTAATTTCTCCTTCCCCTTCTTTTAATGAAGAACTATCGAATACATTATCTCCTGTAGGATCTTCGGTCGCACCAATTTCTCCTTGTAAAATATAGGATGTCCCAGACCCATCAGATGATGAATTTAAAGTATAAGTAAGTTCAGCCTGTAGAGCTAAATAAGATGGTGAAGTAAATGTGTTGCCATCTTTGTTGAATTCGATTGCTTCAGATCCATCTGAAGGCAATAAGAACAATGTTTCTGGTGCTACAAGTGGAGGTAATTCAGACTCTACTTTTTCAAATGAATAAGTATATGCTGTTCCTAAGAAATCTACAGAAACTATATAATCACCTACATTAGGGTTTTGTAAATCTTCTTTATCAAGTCCTTCATTATCAGCAAATGCCTCATAAATTAGATTTGTGGTTCCAGGT of Flammeovirga agarivorans contains these proteins:
- a CDS encoding glycoside hydrolase family 30 protein translates to MKENKMNTLFGVVFLLCSSWMNNGCTDEKNNGTPVPPPPVVEVDHIELYVTSTEDVRGQKNQGLRLQEDMVASGYDDSFQTLRIDQNQVYQEMDGFGYTLTGGSALHINNMSAANKSALLEELFGREDGQIGVNYLRVSIGASDLDVAPFSYSEVEDETLSNFTIAKDQENLIPVLKEIVAINPSIKILATPWSPPTWMKSNNEYKGGSLLASHYAVYADYFVKYLEAYKNEGITIDAITIQNEPLHPGNVPSLLMESDEMANFIASHLGPKFQEAGLETKIITYDHNADRPDYPINIINSEANQYISGSAFHLYGGDISALSSVKTADPSKGIYFTEQWVGGNEDFGGALMWHFENMFIGAPRNWSKTVLEWNLAANSSLEPHTDGGCTECLGALTIDGNTVDRNVAYYTVGHASKFIPSGSFRIKSNNMGDLPNVAFVTPNNKYVVLLMNNSDAQKKFNLRITGSEETYIISIPAQSVGTMVYDGNKKA
- a CDS encoding LytR/AlgR family response regulator transcription factor, coding for MPVSKSNLKCLIIDDEELAREGLASYVEQVPFLDLKGTVSSAMKAQEIIDEQQIDLCFCDINMPYLSGIDWVKSLNNPPMVVFTTAYSEYAIQSYEVNTLDYLLKPISFDRFYKSCIKARDSFSANEKEDHFLFIKVEQQIKKIWCKEIQYIESKNNYINIVTSDSEHLTHLTLKEIQDKLPSTFIKVQKSFIVNMDAVEAIEGNCVIVKNQMISMSRSQKQEITDQLTQGNLIIKGLK
- a CDS encoding LytR/AlgR family response regulator transcription factor, which codes for MSNSTKTVITCGLLTDDEHFRCQIEQLFNETDILSLLEVHQSPLEADMSKTIKTLDVLFIDVDLPYISGFDWFESLRTEQLCVFISDDASHAVKAFDYNSIDFFLKPLTMKKFYKSVLKIRERYRATYFSKSQRKQRTSLFIRSDNRIYKINYDDILYIESQNNYIQIVTQDNKYSTLMKLKDVQQVLPKSDFIKIQKSFIINMNYVTAIEGNSVIINNVLINISRSLKKDVIDSFTQGHLM
- a CDS encoding carbohydrate-binding module family 20 domain-containing protein, with product MKYQLLLFLLCINFTAFSTDVTFSVDVSNESLDGKDVYIAGGFSGWGLQQMTANESNTNIYEITIDVAEGNHDYKFVIGNWELEEDMTGNGCSDNNNRKLSINSTDAVILPTETFNICSTPKYVKVTFSVDMSNETVGDDGVFMTGLYGSWNHNDLELVDDDNDQIYTREQYLEIGSEHSYNFINGNWEDARENCSEGKNRKLKIYNDDISVPTATFGACDDQVMVTFSVDMSEEEVGDDGVYMTGLNNSWNHNEIKLYDLDEDNVWETQVALDKNSTHSYNFINGNWEDARDICPEGKNRTVEVLEDHLVVPTVAFGKCNEELVYISTTFQVDMSSEELVDEKVFIVELNGKWEPKDWIEMSDENEDGIYTATVNLLPGDQFYRFNNGSNWNDEDLSGEECAGEGVKNRYVEIVNDGSETPTMTIPIVAFNSCTSTPKEKVQKEVTFKVDASEFEDLSKGMYIAASWNSWEPENFTMMSDEDEDGIWEVTVTLEGNTTHEYKFTLGDDWSDIEDMLKSGCEKEGTNNRYITLDETEDAVILDAVRYNSCTSEVPEWIKVSFMVDVSDLEAKEAVSLQGEWSNDAIIMNDLGNNIFSKAVYLRANAIYEYSFMANEEGEDFEGECLSESKKRTVAVMEEELTLTTVIFNSCDESENEPSVNTVQVTFSVNLSKEKPSDEGVFIAGSWPSNDWDPNSFDAMSDEDGDGIWEVTLELLQGMTYEYQFTIGQNWENTEDMTDTGCEVEDTKNRSITVETSDIVLPTVCFNACSECYFPVVSITVSGDDITEKGGTSQMIASIFPINADVQTVTWSVDNTDIATIDANGLVTAITDGQVIVTATSTEDGSTVKGTKEINISGYTINSLESELEAAIKVYPNPATERIHIASEQNVLGINILDAQGKLIQEVNLGNASINNTEVNIQSLSKGLYIIKIIGEGWNKSSKVLLK
- a CDS encoding sensor histidine kinase, which gives rise to MKLCFYFIEIKKITLGIVSILLCFIIILYLNTELMWFFKWNYYISSNFRSTISVEDFSEVFFPFGIGAGIEIVFEYLKQLKIRQALILEKTKAELNFLKGQLSPHFLFNTINTIFWLIVKDPKNAQDLLLTLSDMLRYQLYECEQDFVPLKKEVDYLNHLIKIQNFRKRENVKVDVIINFENDNYQIPPLLFLPLVENALKYVSQREDEENFIYVNLQQNGNSCVFKIRNSTDDSVIQLSDDKKYSGIGLSNIKKRLNLLYGDNFEFSTYQLNNIYHASVKI